One stretch of Mycolicibacterium fallax DNA includes these proteins:
- the ftsE gene encoding cell division ATP-binding protein FtsE, giving the protein MISLDHVTKQYKRSARPALDDVSLKIDKGEFVFLIGPSGSGKSTFMRLLLAEERPNHGDIRVSKFHVNKLHGRQVPALRQVIGCVFQDFRLLQQKSVFDNVAFALEVIGKKPDAIQRVVPEVLEMVGLSGKANRLPGELSGGEQQRVAIARAFVNRPLVLLADEPTGNLDPDTSRDIMDLLERINRTGTTVLMATHDHHIVDSMRQRVLELSLGRLVRDEQRGVYGMDR; this is encoded by the coding sequence ATGATCAGCCTCGACCATGTGACCAAGCAGTACAAAAGGTCGGCTCGGCCAGCGCTGGACGATGTCAGCCTCAAAATCGACAAGGGCGAGTTCGTCTTCCTGATCGGGCCCTCGGGCTCGGGCAAGTCCACCTTCATGCGCCTGCTGCTGGCCGAAGAGCGCCCCAACCACGGCGACATTCGGGTCTCCAAGTTCCACGTCAACAAGCTGCACGGGCGGCAGGTGCCGGCGCTGCGCCAGGTCATCGGCTGCGTGTTCCAGGATTTCCGGCTGCTCCAGCAGAAGTCGGTGTTCGACAACGTGGCGTTCGCGCTGGAGGTCATCGGCAAGAAACCCGACGCCATCCAGCGGGTGGTGCCCGAGGTGCTGGAGATGGTCGGGCTGTCCGGCAAGGCCAACCGGCTGCCCGGCGAGCTCTCCGGCGGTGAGCAGCAGCGGGTGGCCATCGCCCGCGCGTTCGTCAACCGGCCGCTGGTGCTGCTGGCCGACGAGCCGACCGGCAACCTTGACCCCGACACCAGTCGCGACATCATGGACCTGCTGGAGCGGATCAACCGGACCGGTACCACGGTCCTGATGGCCACCCACGACCATCACATCGTCGACTCGATGCGGCAGCGGGTCCTGGAACTGTCACTGGGCCGACTGGTGCGCGATGAGCAGCGCGGCGTCTACGGAATGGATCGTTAA
- a CDS encoding FAD-dependent oxidoreductase, whose protein sequence is MRAYHVAVVGSGPSGFFAAAALLRAAKESGEYQLRVDMLEMLPTPWGLVRSGVAPDHPKIKSISRQFEKFAADPGFRFFGNVTVGDQVSAADLAQRYDAVIYAVGAQTDRPLGIPGEDLPGSLAAVEFVGWYNAHPHFHDLAPDLSGARAVVVGNGNVALDVARMLVSDCDELAATDVADHALDALRGSGVQEVVIIGRRGPLQAPFTTLELRELGEMASMADVDVIVDPADLAGITAEDAAAAGHTVKLNIEVLRGFAERPPAGRAKRIVFRFCTSPIEIRGQDRVSSIVLGRNELVAENGRLVAKDTGTREELPAQLVVRAVGYRGEPTEGLPFDDRGGIIPNVEGRVDGSTNEYVVGWIKRGPSGVIGHNKKDSTEVADLVLADLRDREPVSQAEDRAAQLADWLLSRQPALVTAEHWRTIDDHERGAGEPHGRPRVKLPTVPGLLAVGHG, encoded by the coding sequence ATGCGCGCCTATCACGTAGCGGTTGTCGGCTCCGGCCCGTCCGGTTTCTTCGCCGCGGCGGCCCTGCTGCGGGCCGCCAAGGAATCCGGCGAATACCAACTCCGGGTCGACATGCTGGAGATGCTGCCGACGCCCTGGGGCCTGGTCCGCTCCGGCGTGGCGCCGGATCACCCCAAGATCAAGTCGATCAGCCGGCAGTTCGAGAAGTTCGCCGCCGATCCGGGTTTCCGCTTCTTCGGCAACGTCACCGTCGGCGATCAGGTCAGCGCCGCCGATCTGGCGCAGCGCTACGACGCGGTGATCTACGCCGTCGGCGCCCAGACCGACCGCCCGCTCGGCATTCCCGGCGAGGACCTGCCCGGCAGCCTGGCCGCCGTCGAGTTCGTCGGCTGGTACAACGCCCACCCGCACTTCCACGACCTGGCGCCGGACCTGTCCGGGGCGCGGGCGGTGGTGGTCGGCAACGGCAACGTCGCGCTCGACGTGGCGCGGATGCTGGTGTCGGACTGCGACGAGTTGGCCGCCACCGACGTCGCCGACCACGCGCTGGACGCGCTGCGCGGCAGCGGGGTGCAGGAGGTGGTGATCATTGGGCGGCGCGGCCCGCTGCAGGCCCCGTTCACCACCCTGGAGCTGCGCGAGCTCGGCGAGATGGCCTCGATGGCCGACGTCGACGTGATCGTCGACCCCGCCGACCTGGCCGGCATCACCGCCGAGGACGCGGCCGCCGCCGGACACACCGTGAAACTGAACATCGAGGTGCTGCGCGGCTTCGCCGAGCGGCCACCGGCCGGGCGGGCAAAGCGCATCGTGTTCCGGTTCTGCACCTCCCCGATCGAGATCCGCGGCCAGGACCGGGTCTCCTCGATCGTGCTGGGCCGCAACGAATTGGTCGCCGAGAACGGCCGCCTGGTCGCCAAGGACACCGGCACGCGCGAGGAACTGCCCGCGCAGCTGGTGGTGCGCGCGGTCGGCTACCGCGGCGAGCCGACCGAGGGCCTGCCGTTCGACGACCGCGGCGGCATCATCCCCAACGTCGAGGGCCGCGTCGACGGCAGCACCAACGAGTACGTCGTCGGCTGGATCAAGCGCGGGCCGTCCGGGGTGATCGGCCACAACAAGAAGGATTCCACCGAGGTCGCGGACCTGGTGCTGGCCGATCTGCGCGACCGCGAACCGGTGTCGCAGGCCGAGGATCGCGCCGCGCAGCTGGCCGACTGGCTGCTGTCGCGGCAGCCCGCGCTGGTCACCGCCGAGCACTGGCGCACCATCGACGATCACGAGCGCGGTGCCGGCGAGCCGCACGGCCGGCCCCGGGTGAAGCTGCCGACGGTTCCCGGACTGCTGGCCGTCGGGCACGGCTGA
- a CDS encoding IS3 family transposase (programmed frameshift) encodes MASNKRRRHTPDQIIRKLAEGNKLLATGQELAEVCRHVEVAESTWHRWVAQYGGMKANDAKRLKELEAENARLKKLVANQALDIDMLKEIFGGKLLTPNRKRRAAAMLRERFGVSERRACTVVGLHRSTMRLTPPSISTKEAQLRGWLRRFSTDRPRWGWRRAAKMARRAGWQVNNKRIRRLWREEGLRVPQRRRKKRLTGIGVAVGAMSPIRPNVIWAMDFQFDTTADGRTLKLLNVIDEFTREALAIEVDRSIDADGVVAVLDRLALVHGAPHYVRFDNGPEFVAHAVADWCRFNSAGSLFIDPGSPWQNAFIESFNGRLRDELLNSWRFDSLLEARVLIEDWRRDYNANRPHTAHGDLTPAEFALQWATTHQPKVA; translated from the exons ATGGCATCGAACAAGCGCCGGCGGCATACGCCGGATCAGATCATCCGCAAGCTCGCTGAGGGCAACAAGCTGCTGGCGACCGGCCAGGAGTTGGCCGAGGTGTGTCGGCATGTGGAGGTCGCGGAATCGACGTGGCATCGCTGGGTGGCCCAGTACGGCGGCATGAAGGCCAACGACGCCAAGCGGCTCAAGGAGCTCGAGGCCGAGAACGCCCGGCTCAAGAAGCTGGTCGCCAACCAGGCCCTCGACATCGACATGCTCAAGGAGATTT TCGGCGGGAAACTTCTGACCCCGAACCGCAAGCGCCGCGCAGCAGCGATGCTGCGTGAGCGGTTCGGGGTCTCTGAGCGCCGCGCGTGCACCGTGGTGGGTCTGCACCGCTCCACGATGCGCCTGACCCCGCCGTCGATCAGCACCAAGGAGGCCCAGCTGCGGGGGTGGCTGCGCCGGTTCTCCACCGACCGGCCGCGTTGGGGGTGGCGTCGCGCTGCCAAGATGGCCCGCCGCGCCGGTTGGCAAGTCAACAACAAGCGGATCCGCCGGCTGTGGCGCGAGGAGGGGCTTCGGGTGCCGCAGCGGCGCCGCAAGAAGCGGCTGACTGGTATCGGTGTGGCCGTGGGCGCGATGTCGCCTATCCGTCCGAATGTCATCTGGGCGATGGACTTTCAGTTCGACACCACCGCCGACGGTCGCACGCTGAAGTTGTTGAACGTCATCGACGAGTTCACCCGCGAGGCCCTGGCGATCGAGGTCGACCGCAGCATCGACGCCGACGGCGTGGTCGCCGTGCTGGACCGCCTCGCCCTGGTACACGGTGCACCGCACTACGTGCGCTTTGACAACGGCCCGGAGTTCGTCGCGCACGCCGTCGCCGATTGGTGCCGGTTCAACAGTGCTGGTTCACTTTTCATCGATCCCGGCTCGCCGTGGCAAAACGCCTTCATCGAGTCGTTCAACGGCCGGCTTCGTGATGAACTGCTCAACTCGTGGCGGTTCGACTCCCTGCTGGAAGCCAGGGTGCTCATCGAGGACTGGCGTCGTGACTACAACGCCAATCGGCCCCACACCGCCCACGGCGACCTCACCCCGGCCGAGTTTGCCCTACAGTGGGCCACGACCCATCAACCGAAAGTCGCATAA
- the ftsX gene encoding permease-like cell division protein FtsX has product MRFGFLVNEVLTGFRRNITMTIAMILTTAISIGLFGGGLLIMMLANNSRAIYLDRVESQVFLNQEVSSTDPACDGDVCRGLRALIESRDDVKSVRFLSGKEATEDALKKNPQFKDVANETQFPSSFVVKLDDPEKHEDFDQAMIGQPGVRGVLNQKDLIDRLFSILNAISGVAFAVALVQAIGAVLLIANMVQVAAYTRRTEIGIMRLVGASRWYTQLPFLLEAVLAATIGVVLAIVGLLVVRAAFLGRVLEQFSRLIAPVDYADIFYISLPMLGVGVVMAALTGYVTLRLYVRR; this is encoded by the coding sequence GTGCGTTTCGGATTTCTTGTCAATGAGGTTCTGACCGGCTTCCGCCGGAACATCACGATGACCATCGCGATGATCCTGACGACGGCGATCTCCATCGGCCTGTTCGGCGGCGGTCTGTTGATCATGATGCTGGCCAACAACTCCCGGGCCATCTACCTGGACCGGGTGGAGTCGCAGGTGTTCCTCAACCAGGAGGTTTCCAGCACCGACCCGGCCTGCGACGGCGACGTCTGCCGTGGCCTGCGCGCCCTGATCGAATCCCGCGACGACGTCAAGTCGGTGCGCTTCCTGTCCGGCAAGGAGGCCACCGAGGACGCGCTGAAGAAGAATCCGCAGTTCAAGGACGTCGCCAACGAGACGCAGTTCCCGTCGTCGTTCGTGGTCAAGCTCGACGACCCGGAAAAGCACGAGGACTTCGACCAGGCCATGATCGGCCAGCCCGGGGTGCGCGGCGTGCTGAACCAGAAGGACCTCATCGACCGGTTGTTCTCCATCCTCAACGCGATCTCCGGGGTGGCGTTCGCGGTGGCGCTGGTGCAGGCGATCGGGGCGGTGCTGCTGATCGCGAACATGGTCCAAGTCGCCGCCTACACCCGGCGCACCGAGATCGGCATCATGCGGTTGGTCGGCGCCAGCCGCTGGTACACCCAGCTGCCGTTCCTGTTGGAGGCGGTGCTCGCGGCGACGATCGGTGTGGTGCTGGCGATCGTCGGGCTGTTGGTGGTGCGAGCGGCCTTCCTCGGCAGGGTCCTGGAGCAGTTCTCCAGGCTGATAGCCCCGGTGGACTACGCTGACATCTTCTACATCTCATTGCCCATGCTGGGTGTCGGCGTCGTAATGGCCGCCCTCACCGGGTATGTGACGTTGCGCCTGTACGTACGAAGGTAA
- a CDS encoding AraC family transcriptional regulator, which yields MHLVRGSSLTGFAPLVSTHGGDPDALLASAGIDPADAGNDDRFIPLRSAIAAVEDAATVLDVPDLGLQLAQHQSIDILGPVALAARTTATVAEAFTILDTYMSSHSPGIIARITDHADPALRRFEYDFLLQPSPPQSQAIELALGLTLQVLRLFLGAAYRPVAVHVPHPPLGTDSDYRGYFGCTAHFNDPIAGFTLRAKDLQRPLTHDPLAHRLAMHYLTEAHGQRTRDIADTVRSMVRQLLPTGELTAGLVAHQFGIHPKTLQRRLVAEGTTFPELVDQTRRELAHRLLVGTDLPVSHVSRQLGYAEHSVFTRACKRWFGVTPTAYRNRYHPGEGRLAFCMG from the coding sequence ATGCATCTGGTCCGTGGATCGTCGCTCACCGGGTTCGCTCCGCTTGTCAGCACTCACGGGGGAGATCCGGACGCGCTGCTGGCGTCGGCCGGGATCGATCCCGCCGACGCGGGAAACGATGACCGCTTCATTCCGCTGCGCAGCGCCATCGCCGCGGTCGAAGACGCGGCCACGGTCCTGGATGTGCCCGACTTAGGACTCCAGCTCGCTCAGCACCAGAGCATCGACATCCTCGGCCCGGTCGCGCTCGCGGCCCGCACCACGGCCACCGTCGCCGAGGCGTTCACCATCCTGGACACCTACATGAGCTCCCACAGCCCCGGTATCATCGCACGCATCACCGACCATGCCGATCCGGCGCTGCGGCGGTTCGAATACGACTTCCTGCTGCAGCCGTCGCCCCCGCAATCCCAGGCGATCGAACTAGCATTGGGCCTCACCCTGCAGGTGCTGCGCCTGTTCCTGGGCGCCGCGTACCGACCCGTCGCCGTGCACGTGCCGCACCCGCCGCTGGGAACCGATTCCGACTACCGCGGCTACTTCGGATGCACAGCCCACTTCAACGATCCGATCGCGGGATTCACCCTGCGCGCCAAGGATTTACAGCGCCCGCTCACCCACGATCCGCTGGCACACCGACTCGCCATGCACTACCTGACAGAAGCCCACGGTCAGCGCACACGCGACATCGCCGACACGGTGCGCAGCATGGTGCGCCAACTGCTACCCACCGGCGAACTCACGGCGGGGTTGGTGGCCCATCAGTTCGGCATCCACCCCAAGACCCTGCAGCGACGCCTCGTCGCGGAAGGGACCACCTTCCCCGAACTGGTCGACCAGACCCGCCGTGAACTGGCCCACCGCCTGCTCGTCGGCACCGACCTACCCGTGTCCCACGTGTCGCGCCAGCTCGGCTACGCCGAGCACAGCGTGTTCACCCGCGCCTGCAAACGCTGGTTCGGGGTGACCCCCACCGCGTACCGGAACCGGTACCATCCCGGTGAGGGACGACTTGCCTTCTGTATGGGGTAG
- a CDS encoding TIGR03619 family F420-dependent LLM class oxidoreductase: MEVGLHALGIGTGAERTVVDAVAAAAERAGFATLWVGEHPEVTDANHPDVPVADWLDPFVTLSFAAAATNTIELATGVLALPERNPAVVARQAASLHKLSGGRLSLGVGASGARTDYAELDAPFERRGAWLTEYVAALRRRWNAGVGAGFARLHSGPYPSDRSIPVVLGCSNEGTLRLVAEWGDGWYGHGLRDVEDAAVCSSTLRRLCREAGRDRGDLRLAVSLRDPQPGDLRRLADAGIDQLVLAATPPADPIAAESWVSELARRWLSAAT, translated from the coding sequence GTGGAGGTCGGACTGCACGCCCTGGGCATCGGCACGGGCGCCGAACGGACCGTGGTCGACGCGGTGGCGGCCGCGGCCGAGCGGGCCGGCTTCGCCACGCTGTGGGTCGGCGAGCATCCCGAGGTCACCGACGCCAACCATCCCGACGTCCCGGTCGCCGACTGGCTCGACCCGTTCGTCACGCTGAGTTTCGCCGCGGCCGCCACCAACACCATCGAACTCGCGACCGGTGTGCTCGCGCTGCCCGAACGCAATCCCGCCGTCGTCGCCCGCCAGGCCGCCTCGCTGCACAAGCTGTCCGGCGGGCGGCTGAGCCTGGGCGTCGGGGCATCCGGCGCCCGCACCGACTACGCCGAGCTGGACGCGCCCTTCGAGCGGCGCGGGGCCTGGCTCACCGAATACGTGGCCGCCCTGCGCCGACGCTGGAACGCCGGTGTCGGCGCCGGGTTCGCCCGGCTGCACAGCGGACCCTATCCGTCGGACCGGTCCATCCCGGTGGTCCTGGGCTGCAGCAACGAGGGCACGCTGCGGCTGGTCGCCGAATGGGGCGACGGCTGGTACGGCCACGGGCTGCGCGACGTCGAGGACGCCGCGGTCTGCTCCTCAACGCTGCGGCGGCTGTGCCGGGAGGCCGGGCGGGACCGCGGCGACCTGCGCCTGGCGGTCTCGCTGCGCGATCCGCAGCCCGGTGATCTGCGCCGGCTCGCCGACGCCGGGATCGACCAGCTGGTGCTGGCCGCCACCCCGCCGGCCGACCCGATCGCCGCGGAGTCCTGGGTGTCCGAGCTGGCCCGACGCTGGCTGAGCGCGGCGACCTAA
- a CDS encoding mechanosensitive ion channel family protein, with translation MTALLSAPQAGFDWAQRWHEFWLGQVGEWILTRGLRLTMLVLGAILAARLINWAAQKIARRIDADFRESDALVRSERSKHRQAVASVISWGCIALLCVLVFMQLTSILAIPVTSLVAPAAVLGAALGFGAQRIVQDLLAGFFILTEKQYGFGDLVRLSVSGSTVDALGTVEDVTLRVTKLRTADGEMYTVPNGQIVKSLNLSKDWARAVVDVPVPTSVDLNKVNKLLRSVCDAAMDDPTLKALLLDKPQLMGVESIELDNVNVRLVARTLPGRQFEVGRRLRLLLVERLAGAGIATRPENTPTVGALVHPATAAGAEGAQVAGEEQ, from the coding sequence ATGACCGCATTGCTGTCCGCACCCCAAGCCGGCTTTGACTGGGCTCAGCGCTGGCACGAGTTCTGGCTGGGGCAGGTCGGCGAGTGGATCCTGACCCGCGGGCTGCGGCTGACCATGCTGGTGCTCGGCGCGATCCTGGCCGCCCGGCTGATCAACTGGGCGGCGCAGAAGATCGCCCGCCGCATCGACGCCGACTTCCGGGAGAGCGACGCGCTGGTCCGGTCCGAGCGCAGCAAGCACCGCCAGGCGGTCGCCTCGGTCATCTCCTGGGGCTGCATCGCGCTGCTGTGCGTGCTGGTGTTCATGCAGCTCACCTCGATCCTGGCGATTCCGGTGACCTCGCTGGTGGCCCCCGCCGCGGTGCTCGGCGCCGCGCTGGGTTTCGGTGCCCAGCGCATCGTGCAGGACCTGCTGGCCGGGTTCTTCATCCTCACCGAGAAGCAGTACGGCTTCGGTGACCTGGTGCGGCTGTCGGTGTCCGGATCCACCGTCGACGCGCTGGGCACCGTGGAGGACGTCACGCTGCGGGTGACCAAGCTGCGCACCGCCGACGGCGAGATGTACACCGTGCCCAACGGCCAGATCGTCAAGTCGCTGAACCTGTCCAAGGACTGGGCGCGGGCGGTCGTCGATGTGCCGGTGCCCACCAGTGTCGACCTGAACAAGGTCAACAAGCTGCTGCGGTCGGTGTGCGACGCCGCGATGGACGATCCCACGCTCAAGGCGCTGCTGCTGGACAAGCCGCAACTGATGGGCGTGGAGAGCATCGAACTCGACAATGTGAACGTGCGGTTGGTCGCCCGCACCCTGCCCGGCCGGCAGTTCGAGGTCGGCCGCCGGCTGCGGTTGCTGCTGGTCGAACGCCTCGCCGGCGCCGGCATCGCCACCCGGCCGGAGAACACTCCGACCGTCGGCGCGCTGGTGCACCCGGCCACCGCCGCCGGCGCCGAGGGCGCCCAGGTCGCGGGGGAGGAGCAATGA
- a CDS encoding EamA family transporter → MIWALVSALGYGVSDFVGGIAARRVAALRIVLVSYPMSMLMLAVLAALVGGHISGPAVLWGALSGIGAALGVWWFYAALATGPISIVSPLTAILVAGVPVVAGMVMGDRPGLLALIGIAVALVAVAMVSRGVTDEDVTPHRFTKTVGWLTVGCGVAFGLSFVLIARTPTDAGLWPLVFARISATLLVMVAAVLLGDFVKPEPRTVKLALLIAVLDTVANVAMLAALHGAMLSLASVLISLYPAATVGLAMVVLKERVTRWQVVGMVLALAAVAAITLD, encoded by the coding sequence ATGATCTGGGCGCTGGTTTCGGCGCTCGGATACGGGGTCAGCGACTTCGTCGGCGGGATCGCCGCCCGGCGGGTCGCCGCGCTGCGCATCGTGTTGGTGTCCTACCCGATGTCGATGCTGATGCTGGCGGTGCTCGCGGCGCTGGTCGGCGGTCACATCTCCGGGCCCGCGGTGCTGTGGGGCGCGCTCAGCGGGATCGGCGCCGCCCTCGGGGTGTGGTGGTTCTACGCGGCGCTGGCCACCGGCCCGATCTCGATCGTGTCGCCGCTGACGGCGATCCTGGTCGCCGGGGTGCCGGTGGTCGCGGGCATGGTGATGGGGGACCGGCCCGGGCTGCTGGCGCTGATCGGCATCGCGGTCGCGCTGGTCGCGGTGGCGATGGTCAGCCGCGGCGTCACCGACGAGGACGTCACCCCGCACCGGTTCACCAAGACGGTGGGTTGGCTGACCGTCGGCTGCGGGGTGGCGTTCGGGCTGTCGTTCGTGCTGATCGCCCGCACCCCGACCGACGCCGGGCTGTGGCCGCTGGTGTTCGCCCGGATCTCGGCGACGCTGCTGGTGATGGTGGCCGCGGTGCTGCTGGGGGACTTCGTCAAGCCGGAACCGCGGACGGTGAAGCTGGCCCTGCTGATCGCGGTCCTGGACACCGTCGCCAATGTGGCGATGCTGGCGGCCCTGCACGGCGCCATGCTGTCGCTGGCCAGCGTGCTGATCTCGCTGTATCCGGCGGCTACCGTCGGGCTGGCCATGGTGGTGCTCAAGGAGCGGGTCACCCGCTGGCAGGTGGTCGGGATGGTGCTGGCGCTGGCCGCCGTCGCCGCCATCACGCTGGATTAG
- the prfB gene encoding peptide chain release factor 2, with translation MDPDLSIEIGALDTTLTTVERVLDVDGLRARIANLEIEASDPKLWDDQTRAQQVTSELSYAQGELRRVEELRGRLDDLPVLYELAAEESGADATSARADADAELAQLREDIEAMEVRTLLSGEYDAREAVVTIRSGAGGVDAADWAEMLMRMYVRWAEQHKYGVEVFDVSYAEEAGIKSATFAVHAPYAYGTLSVEQGTHRLVRISPFDNQSRRQTSFADVEVLPVVETADSIDIPENDVRVDVYRSSGPGGQSVNTTDSAVRLTHIPTGVVVTCQNEKSQLQNKVSAMRVLQAKLLERKRQEERAEMDALKGDGGSSWGNQMRSYVLHPYQMVKDLRTEFEVGNPGAVLDGDIDGFLEAGIRWRNRKDDE, from the coding sequence GTGGACCCCGACCTCAGCATTGAAATTGGCGCACTCGACACCACCTTGACGACGGTGGAGCGGGTGCTCGATGTCGACGGTCTGCGGGCGCGCATCGCGAACCTGGAAATCGAGGCGTCGGATCCGAAGCTGTGGGACGACCAGACCCGCGCGCAGCAGGTCACCAGTGAGCTGTCCTACGCCCAGGGCGAGCTGCGTCGGGTGGAGGAACTGCGCGGACGCCTCGATGACCTGCCGGTGCTCTACGAGCTGGCCGCCGAGGAGTCCGGCGCCGACGCGACGAGCGCCCGGGCCGACGCCGACGCTGAGCTGGCCCAGCTGCGCGAGGACATCGAGGCGATGGAGGTTCGGACCCTGCTGTCCGGGGAGTACGACGCGCGCGAGGCCGTCGTCACCATCCGGTCCGGGGCCGGTGGGGTGGACGCCGCCGACTGGGCCGAGATGCTGATGCGGATGTACGTCCGGTGGGCCGAGCAGCACAAGTACGGCGTCGAGGTGTTCGACGTGTCCTACGCCGAGGAGGCGGGGATCAAGAGCGCGACGTTCGCCGTGCACGCCCCGTACGCCTACGGCACCCTGTCGGTGGAGCAGGGCACCCACCGACTGGTGCGGATCAGCCCGTTCGACAACCAGAGCCGGCGGCAGACCTCGTTCGCCGACGTTGAGGTGCTGCCGGTGGTGGAGACCGCCGACAGCATCGACATCCCGGAGAACGACGTCCGCGTCGACGTGTACCGCTCCTCGGGGCCGGGCGGGCAGTCGGTCAACACCACCGACTCGGCGGTCCGGCTGACCCACATCCCGACCGGCGTCGTGGTGACCTGTCAGAACGAGAAATCGCAGCTGCAGAACAAGGTGTCGGCGATGCGGGTGCTGCAGGCCAAGCTGCTCGAACGCAAGCGCCAGGAGGAACGCGCCGAGATGGACGCCCTCAAGGGTGACGGCGGCAGTTCCTGGGGCAACCAGATGCGGTCCTACGTGCTGCACCCGTACCAGATGGTCAAGGACCTGCGCACCGAGTTCGAGGTCGGCAACCCGGGCGCGGTGCTCGACGGCGACATCGATGGATTTTTGGAGGCCGGCATCCGCTGGCGCAATCGCAAGGACGACGAATAA
- the smpB gene encoding SsrA-binding protein SmpB, which produces MKAGDRSGGRRVVSTNRKARHNYTILDTYEAGIVLQGTEVKALREGQASLADAFATVDDGEIWLRSLHIPEYHLGTWTNHAPRRNRKLLLHRKQIDALAGKVRDGNLTLVPLSLYFSDGRVKVELALARGKAAHDKRQDIAKRDAQREISREMGRRAKGKH; this is translated from the coding sequence CTGAAGGCCGGCGACCGCAGCGGCGGGCGCCGGGTGGTGTCGACCAACCGCAAGGCCCGGCACAACTACACCATCCTGGACACCTACGAGGCCGGCATCGTGCTGCAGGGCACCGAGGTCAAGGCGTTGCGGGAGGGGCAGGCGTCGCTGGCCGACGCGTTCGCCACCGTCGACGACGGCGAGATCTGGCTGCGCAGCCTGCACATCCCCGAATACCACCTGGGTACCTGGACCAACCACGCGCCGCGGCGTAACCGCAAGCTGCTGCTGCACCGCAAGCAGATCGATGCGCTGGCCGGCAAGGTCCGGGACGGCAACCTCACCCTGGTGCCGCTGTCGCTGTACTTCTCCGACGGCCGGGTGAAGGTCGAGTTGGCGTTGGCCCGCGGCAAGGCCGCTCACGACAAGCGTCAGGACATCGCCAAGCGCGACGCGCAGCGGGAGATTTCCCGGGAAATGGGACGGCGCGCGAAGGGCAAGCACTGA